The following are from one region of the Georgenia sp. M64 genome:
- a CDS encoding ABC transporter ATP-binding protein codes for MGGGPHGGLGAAPPAKVADFRGSLRRLLAALRPERVWLGAVVVLGAVSVALAVMGPKLLGDATNIVFDGVVGRMLPAGSTKAEAVEALRAAGEDRMADLVSGTGVVPGQGIDFDALGRQIVVVLGVYVLSAVFLWAQGLILAHVVQRTGFRLRADVQAKIDRLSLGHLDSRPRGDVLSRVTNDIDNVTQSLQQTLSQLVTSLLTVVGVLVMMFVLSWQLALIALVTVPVSAVMTMLIARRAQPHFVAQWKSTGDLGGQVEQAFTGHEVVTAFNAGDSFARTFDAENDRLYRASFRAQFISGTIMPAMGFVSNLNYVLVAVVGGLRVASGAITLGEVQAFIQYSRQFTQPLAQLASMANLVQSGVASAERIFELLDAPEESADPAAPRTSEQVRGRVLFDDVSFRYEADTPLIEHLDLVVEPGQTVAIVGPTGAGKTTLVNLIMRFYDIDAGRILLDGVDTRQMSRHDVRKQVGMVLQDTWLFKGTIAENIAYGRSGASDEEVRDAARATGVERFVHSLAEGYDTVVDDEGGAISAGEKQLITIARAFLSDPQILILDEATSSVDTRTEVLVQHAMGELRKGRTSFVIAHRLSTIRDADRILVMEHGSIVEQGTHDELLAAGGAYADLYSSQFAAAVVEE; via the coding sequence ATGGGTGGCGGACCGCACGGCGGCCTGGGTGCCGCCCCGCCGGCCAAGGTCGCGGACTTCCGCGGGTCGCTGCGCCGGCTGCTCGCCGCGCTGCGCCCCGAGCGGGTGTGGCTCGGCGCCGTCGTCGTCCTCGGCGCCGTCTCCGTGGCGCTGGCCGTGATGGGCCCCAAGCTCCTCGGTGACGCCACGAACATCGTCTTCGACGGCGTCGTGGGCCGGATGCTGCCCGCGGGCAGCACAAAGGCCGAGGCCGTCGAGGCGCTGCGCGCGGCGGGCGAGGACCGCATGGCGGACCTCGTCTCGGGCACCGGGGTGGTGCCCGGCCAGGGCATCGACTTCGACGCCCTGGGCCGTCAGATCGTCGTCGTCCTGGGTGTCTACGTCCTCTCGGCGGTGTTCCTGTGGGCGCAGGGCCTCATCCTCGCCCACGTCGTCCAGCGCACCGGGTTCCGCCTGCGTGCGGACGTCCAGGCCAAGATCGACCGGCTCTCCCTCGGCCACCTCGACAGCCGGCCCCGCGGCGACGTCCTCTCGCGCGTGACCAACGACATCGACAACGTCACCCAGTCCCTCCAGCAGACGCTCTCCCAGCTCGTGACGTCGCTGCTGACGGTCGTCGGCGTGCTCGTGATGATGTTCGTCCTGTCCTGGCAGCTCGCGCTCATCGCGCTGGTGACCGTGCCCGTCTCGGCGGTCATGACGATGCTCATCGCCAGGCGCGCCCAGCCGCACTTCGTCGCCCAGTGGAAGTCCACCGGCGACCTCGGCGGGCAGGTCGAGCAGGCCTTCACCGGGCACGAGGTCGTCACGGCGTTCAACGCCGGCGACTCGTTCGCGCGGACGTTCGACGCCGAGAACGACCGGCTCTACCGCGCCAGCTTCCGCGCGCAGTTCATCTCCGGGACGATCATGCCGGCGATGGGGTTCGTGTCGAACCTCAACTACGTCCTCGTCGCGGTCGTCGGCGGCCTGCGCGTGGCGTCCGGGGCGATCACCCTGGGGGAGGTCCAGGCGTTCATCCAGTACTCCCGCCAGTTCACCCAGCCGCTCGCCCAGCTGGCCTCGATGGCCAACCTCGTGCAGTCCGGGGTAGCCTCCGCCGAGCGGATCTTCGAGCTGCTCGACGCCCCCGAGGAGAGCGCCGACCCGGCCGCCCCGCGCACGTCCGAGCAGGTGCGCGGCCGGGTCCTCTTCGACGACGTCAGCTTCCGCTACGAGGCCGACACCCCGCTCATCGAGCACCTGGACCTCGTCGTCGAGCCGGGCCAGACCGTCGCGATCGTCGGGCCCACCGGGGCCGGCAAGACCACCCTGGTCAACCTCATCATGCGCTTCTACGACATCGACGCCGGCCGCATCCTCCTCGACGGCGTCGACACCCGGCAGATGAGCCGGCACGACGTGCGCAAGCAGGTGGGCATGGTGCTCCAGGACACCTGGCTGTTCAAGGGCACCATCGCCGAGAACATCGCCTACGGGCGCTCCGGCGCCAGCGACGAGGAGGTCCGCGACGCGGCGCGGGCCACCGGCGTCGAGCGGTTCGTCCACTCCCTCGCCGAGGGCTACGACACCGTCGTCGACGACGAGGGCGGTGCGATCTCCGCCGGTGAGAAGCAGCTCATCACCATCGCCCGGGCGTTCCTCTCCGACCCGCAGATCCTCATCCTCGACGAGGCGACCTCCTCGGTCGACACCCGCACCGAGGTGCTCGTCCAGCACGCCATGGGGGAGCTGCGCAAGGGCCGCACGAGCTTCGTCATCGCCCACCGGCTCTCCACCATCCGCGACGCCGACCGGATCCTCGTCATGGAGCACGGCTCGATCGTCGAGCAGGGCACCCACGACGAGCTCCTCGCCGCCGGCGGGGCGTACGCCGACCTGTACTCCTCGCAGTTCGCTGCCGCCGTGGTCGAGGAGTAG
- a CDS encoding nitroreductase family deazaflavin-dependent oxidoreductase, translating to MSPLPRALARANRHLLNKVMARLAPHLPGFALLTHVGRTSGRAYTIPVNVFRDDDGAYRFALTYGRDAQWVRNVLAAGGCTVSVRGRRATLVRPRLEHDPDRAWAPPLVRVVLGVVDVPDCLVLEEKLVLQER from the coding sequence GTGAGCCCGCTCCCGCGCGCCCTCGCCCGCGCCAACCGGCACCTGCTCAACAAGGTGATGGCCCGCCTGGCGCCGCACCTGCCGGGCTTCGCCCTCCTCACCCACGTGGGCCGGACCTCGGGGCGCGCGTACACGATCCCGGTGAACGTCTTCCGCGACGACGACGGCGCCTACCGCTTCGCCCTCACCTACGGCCGGGACGCCCAGTGGGTGCGCAACGTCCTCGCCGCCGGCGGGTGCACGGTCAGCGTTCGGGGACGGCGGGCCACCCTCGTGCGCCCCCGGCTCGAGCACGACCCGGACCGGGCGTGGGCCCCACCACTCGTGCGGGTGGTCCTCGGGGTCGTCGACGTGCCCGACTGCCTGGTGCTGGAGGAGAAGCTGGTCCTCCAGGAGCGCTGA
- a CDS encoding RNA methyltransferase, with the protein MPLIRITDPADPRLGDYTGLTDVALRSKHEPAKGLYIAESSNVIRRAVEAGHRPRSFLMAEKWLESMAPVVAAATGTDDAYAPAGPDDADGTTGDASDGTTDDGSDVAPVFVAEEPVLRAITGFHLHRGALAAMHRPPLAPVAEVLAGARGGAGARRVAVLEDIVDHTNVGAMFRSAAALGVDAVLVTPRCADPLYRRSVRVSMGTVFQVPWTRLDSWPGGVADLQGAGFTVAALALSEDAVSLDDFAASPAVTAAGSKVALVLGTEGDGLARGTVAAADVVVRIPMAGGVDSLNVAAASAVAFWATRG; encoded by the coding sequence GTGCCCCTCATCCGCATCACCGACCCGGCCGACCCGCGCCTGGGTGACTACACCGGCCTGACCGACGTCGCCCTGCGCTCCAAGCACGAGCCCGCCAAGGGGCTCTACATCGCCGAGAGCTCCAACGTCATCCGCCGGGCCGTCGAGGCAGGGCACCGTCCGCGCTCCTTCCTCATGGCGGAGAAGTGGCTGGAGTCCATGGCGCCGGTCGTCGCGGCTGCCACCGGGACCGACGACGCCTACGCGCCAGCGGGTCCCGACGACGCCGACGGCACCACCGGCGACGCTTCCGACGGCACCACCGACGACGGCTCCGACGTCGCGCCGGTGTTCGTCGCGGAGGAGCCGGTGCTCCGCGCCATCACCGGCTTCCACCTCCACCGCGGGGCGCTCGCCGCGATGCACCGGCCGCCGCTCGCGCCGGTCGCCGAGGTCCTCGCCGGGGCGCGCGGTGGTGCCGGTGCCCGGCGGGTGGCGGTCCTGGAGGACATCGTCGACCACACCAACGTCGGCGCCATGTTCCGCTCGGCCGCCGCACTGGGCGTCGACGCCGTCCTCGTCACCCCCCGCTGCGCCGACCCGCTCTACCGCCGGTCCGTCCGGGTCTCCATGGGCACCGTCTTCCAGGTGCCGTGGACGAGGCTGGACTCGTGGCCGGGCGGGGTCGCGGACCTCCAGGGGGCCGGGTTCACCGTCGCCGCGCTGGCGCTGTCCGAGGACGCGGTGAGCCTGGACGACTTCGCCGCCTCGCCGGCGGTGACCGCAGCGGGCTCGAAGGTGGCCCTCGTGCTCGGCACCGAGGGCGACGGGCTCGCCCGCGGGACCGTCGCGGCCGCCGACGTCGTCGTGCGGATCCCCATGGCGGGCGGGGTGGACTCGCTCAACGTCGCCGCAGCCTCGGCCGTGGCGTTCTGGGCCACCCGCGGCTGA
- a CDS encoding ABC transporter ATP-binding protein codes for MLLRVLRRFLRPYGRDVAIVVVLQVIQTLAALSLPSLNADIIDNGVLTGDTGYIWRTGALMLAITAVQVSCAIGAVYLGARTAMAAGRDLRAAVFGRVQRFSVAEMGRFGAPSLITRTTNDVQQVQMVTVLTFTIMVMAPIMMVGGVVMALRQDVALSGLLVVVVPLLLGVMGFMLVRMRPLFRQMQERLDRINLVMREQISGVRVIRSFNRQGTERVRFAEANTALMETALGVGRLMARLFPAVMLIINVSSVAVIWFGAGRIDTGEMQVGSLVAFLNYLMQILMSVLMAVMMFMMVPRAEVSAERIDEVLSTDPEITAPPEPRRLPAREGARRGLVVELEGATFGYPGANEPVLTGIDLRLEPGRTTAVIGSTGAGKTTLLNLVPRLLDVTGGAVRVGGTDVRELDPGELRDRIALVPQRAYLFSGTIASTLRHGSPGASEEQIWAALGAAQARDFVEALPEGLAAPVEQGGTNFSGGQRQRLAIARALLRPADVYLFDDSFSALDYATDARLRAALPAATAGATVLVVGQRVATIRDAAQIVVLDAGRVVGLGTHAELMAGNETYREIVLSQITAEEAA; via the coding sequence ATGCTCCTGCGTGTCCTGCGCCGTTTCCTGCGCCCGTACGGGCGGGACGTCGCGATCGTCGTCGTGCTCCAGGTGATCCAGACCCTCGCCGCGCTGTCCCTGCCGAGCCTCAACGCCGACATCATCGACAACGGCGTCCTCACCGGGGACACCGGCTACATCTGGCGCACCGGCGCCCTCATGCTGGCCATCACAGCCGTGCAGGTGTCCTGCGCGATCGGCGCGGTCTACCTCGGCGCGCGCACCGCGATGGCTGCGGGCCGCGACCTGCGCGCCGCCGTCTTCGGCCGGGTCCAGCGTTTCAGCGTCGCGGAGATGGGCCGCTTCGGCGCGCCGTCCCTCATCACCCGCACGACCAACGACGTCCAGCAGGTCCAGATGGTCACCGTCCTGACCTTCACCATCATGGTCATGGCGCCGATCATGATGGTCGGCGGCGTCGTCATGGCCCTGCGTCAGGACGTGGCCCTGTCCGGCCTGCTCGTCGTCGTGGTCCCCCTGCTGCTGGGCGTCATGGGCTTCATGCTCGTGCGGATGCGGCCCCTTTTCCGGCAGATGCAGGAGCGGCTCGACCGCATCAACCTCGTCATGCGCGAGCAGATCTCGGGCGTGCGCGTCATCCGGTCGTTCAACCGTCAGGGCACCGAGCGGGTCCGGTTCGCCGAGGCGAACACCGCCCTCATGGAGACCGCTCTCGGCGTCGGCCGGCTCATGGCGCGGCTCTTCCCCGCGGTCATGCTCATCATCAACGTCTCCTCCGTCGCCGTCATCTGGTTCGGCGCGGGGCGGATCGACACCGGCGAGATGCAGGTCGGCTCGCTGGTGGCGTTCCTCAACTACCTCATGCAGATCCTCATGTCCGTCCTCATGGCGGTCATGATGTTCATGATGGTGCCGCGCGCGGAGGTCAGCGCCGAGCGCATCGACGAGGTGCTCTCCACCGACCCCGAGATCACCGCCCCGCCCGAGCCGCGCCGGCTGCCCGCCCGCGAGGGAGCCCGGCGCGGGCTGGTCGTCGAGCTCGAGGGCGCCACCTTCGGCTACCCCGGCGCCAACGAGCCGGTCCTCACCGGCATCGACCTCCGGCTCGAGCCGGGCCGCACGACGGCGGTCATCGGCTCCACCGGTGCGGGCAAGACCACCCTGCTCAACCTTGTCCCACGCCTGCTGGACGTCACCGGCGGCGCCGTGCGCGTGGGCGGGACCGACGTGCGCGAGCTCGACCCCGGCGAGCTGCGGGACCGGATCGCGCTCGTGCCGCAGCGGGCCTACCTCTTCTCCGGGACCATCGCCTCGACCCTGCGCCACGGCAGCCCCGGCGCGAGCGAGGAGCAGATCTGGGCCGCCCTCGGGGCCGCCCAGGCGCGCGACTTCGTCGAGGCCCTGCCCGAGGGGCTGGCCGCGCCCGTGGAGCAGGGCGGGACGAACTTCTCCGGCGGGCAGCGCCAGCGCCTGGCGATCGCGCGCGCCCTGCTGCGTCCCGCGGACGTCTACCTCTTCGACGACTCCTTCTCCGCCCTCGACTACGCCACCGACGCCCGCCTGCGGGCAGCCCTGCCAGCGGCGACGGCCGGCGCGACCGTCCTGGTCGTCGGGCAGCGGGTGGCCACGATCCGCGACGCCGCCCAGATCGTCGTCCTCGACGCCGGCCGCGTGGTCGGCCTGGGCACCCACGCCGAGCTCATGGCTGGCAACGAGACCTACCGGGAGATCGTCCTGTCCCAGATCACCGCGGAGGAGGCGGCGTGA